DNA from Coffea arabica cultivar ET-39 chromosome 10c, Coffea Arabica ET-39 HiFi, whole genome shotgun sequence:
TCTGTTATAACATATAGCTGCAGGCCAATCTTGAGGAGGGGAGGGGCAAGTCATTACATGCATATAGATGTAATGTAATGCGTCATAACTAAACCACATAGTAATTTTTAACATAAGTGTGGAATTCATTCACTCGCGTTATCATACACACTCCAATTATTGAAGTTATACATAACTGTTATCTTCATGGATAACGTGAAAAAAACTCATCTCGAGTAATTGTTGAAAGTTTTGTATAGTTTTCGAGGAAAATGATCATGGTGTACCGAACATgttaaagagagagagaatgtcATTTCATGTTAtaatatgtattttttttttttagtatgtcCTGTTACTAAACGGGAAAAACATCGAACAAAATCTAATATTATTTTTTCCTCACTGAAAATTATTCGTAGCTATATGAAACATTAATTCTAACTTTAACACACTAATTATATACTTATGAAGAACAGATTACTTCTGCCTACTCGCAAGGCTCACAATAGATGAGTCATCCTAGTTTAAAAGATCTTAGCAGTTCAATTTAATGACCACATATTGCACCTTGTATTTGTTCCAAGAACAAATATGGCCTGCCACAACCACACACGAAATATCAAAGAAGTCTGGCAATAAAGTGCACCAGCAGATGTAGTAAAAAAAGATTGCTATGGATTGATGCGACAAAACAGAGATAGATTAGATCTTTAGTACAACAACTGATTCATTCATTGTTCGAAGGAGACTGGCTACAAGAAAAATGCGCCATTACTCATTTTTCACATTTCCATTCGTGATGCCAGTCACTAATTATACTATTAGTTTAAGGTTTAAGTGGGGTAATGGAATTAATGTGTGCATTAGGTATAAAATGATTGATAAATGACAATCCGCCATATTAATTTGTAGTTTGTACGCCATATTAATGTACGCCATTTGATTAACCCTGCGTATTAGTTTGTCCTAGCTTGCCCCACCCTGTTTGCTCGATGCCCTCGTTTTCAAGATCGGTAGATACTTCAGTTTATTGCCAATGTATAGTTGCCAGATGTCTCGTAGGATGTCCTTGTCCTAAAAAGGcaagaacaaagaaaagtaTGAGCAGTCACTTGCTACAAAGAAATTGTAGGAAATATCACGCAGAATTCTGGTAACTGGGAAGTGTAGTGAAACAGACTCTTATTTGATAATGAATAGAATATGCAAGGATTATGGCCAAACAGTGGTAGATTCCACTAAATATGTTTTTACCCCACTAAGTCAAAAGATAAGTCCACATCCACACATGACTAGTTTTATAATTTCATTGAAATTAAGCACCATAAAACTCAAAACCATCTTACTTTCATTATTGTTTACTTAACTTTGAAGTCCTAGAacttctctctcttgtttccttTTTATAGAACAAAGTTTGGGTAGATTCGACTTCAATCACTTCTACCATCAGATGGTTTTGAATTTTTATCACTACCAGCCAAAGAATTAATCCTTATGTCCTATGGTTCTGAATTTTTATCACTTACCACCAGATGGTTTTGGTCTCGGGGTGGTAGTGATTCTCTTACTAGGTTTTGAATttgtagaagaaacttttctcTTGCAGATTAGATGTATGTAGTTAGTTGCGTTGACTCTTGTTGTAAATTAAGATTTAGGAGCCATCAATTGAAACTTTTTGTTTCcacttttatttttggaaaaattgcaCTAATCATGCTTCACATATTATTGATATGAAATTTTAGTCCCTCAAAATCAAAACGAACGATCTTGATccctaacaaataaaaaaagctCACTGTTGGTCCTTGATCAATTTTCTAGTAGaattttggccaaaattttgGTCCCTTGTTTGCTTATTATTTGGTTCAAATTTCTCATTGCTCTTGATCTTTAGGATCCTAGAAATCATTGGATATTTTAATTTGGTCAAGACATTGTTTGAGTCTTATTGAAAAAATATCGTaggaaatttgaattttttgtttgatcATTTGATTAGTATTTACGTGATGATTTTCATTTGATCTAAAGTTTGGAACatgtttgaaatgatttgagaCTTGGATTGATGCCAAAATCAAGTTGTAgcatttcttgaaataagttttTGATGAGTTAGGCCGAAAATTTTGTATAATCTAACCAAAAAAATGATGGGATCCAACAAAATCTAGCCAACATTCAATTGAAAAGTTAACAAAGGGTTAAAAGCGAACTTTTGTATTTGTTAAGAACTAAGATCCCTCATTTTAATTTTGAAGGGCTAAAATTTCATATCAGTGAAGATGAGGATTGgtgcaatttttggtttatttttcctTTGAGCGTAATTGGTCACTCAATGGTTAAGAATCCCATCCCCGAACCCGTGCTTCATCATGGCCAGGAAATGCAGTCGATTTGGGTCATGgatcattggaaagcatttGGATGGACCAAGAAATTTAATTAGGCCTAGATGGAATGAAGATGGCCCAGCTTGATGTTATGGGCCATAAGCCTACATTCCTGCTTGAGTTCAATGATGCCGTAGGAATTTTCAAATACTCCAAATGGATTCAGTACATCATCAGGCAATTGCATAATTATAACTAGGGTTTATGTATGCAATTTAAACATACTTTTTTTTCCGGATTAATTCTACATAAAGTTTTCATTATTAAAGGAAATTTTCGTATTCTAATATGTTTTCTCATCAAATGATGGTTACTTTGGCCATTATAATATTAAGAGGCAGTTATTTTGTCAAGATGTGTTTAGATAGTTATGTTTAAAAACAGTTACAGTTACAGATAGTTATTTGAACAATTCGTTTATTTGTTAATGTTCATgctccaaaacatcaaaatcaaacCTTAAACTGCATTTTACATGAATTTTTCAAAGGTCGATACTTTTCTTAGTGCTTAAACATTAGAAAAcataagaaaaaacaaagagagggaaagagcactaaaattgaaaactacTCCATGGAGCTAATGCAAAGTTGACGTCCAGGagatatagatatatatatatatatatatatatttatttatttatttatttttatttatatttatatttatgttaCATGATCAATTTTTCCTATACTGACGGAGTTAGATAAATTTCGTATCATCTGAATTTGAATATGAAcgtcaaattttgtatatataaTATGCATTTAGACCCGctagtatatacactgttagCAATAATGAATAAAAGATTTACccaaaatatgtatatttgaggtcaACCACCAAAATTTATGTTATCATAGGAGCATAGTGCATTGACAGTTCATAGCATTGGACATTGCCTCCTTCCATTTCAGGAAGTGCACAACCACTTATCTGGTTATATATTTATCTATTCAtcagaataaaaaaaataattaaaaagagACTATAATACACTAAAAATAGGCAAGTCAACGTTTTTCAAATTAGATCAAACCACTAATTacaatctatatatatatatatatatatatatatatatatatatatatatatatatatatatacacacacacaataGCCACATGACTAACAAGATACAAAATGATaaagaaagtttttttttttttaattcaaggAAGATTCAAAACCTCCAAGAGGATAGTTGAAAACGGAGGAGATATCATGGTTATATAGTTAATTACAGAACTCATGCTTATTTTAACTCAGTATTGAGgacaagccaaaaaaaaaaaaaaaaaaacctcattaCTATTCACTACTAGTCGTATCTTCTGTGTAAGTCTATTTTGACTTGCCATTCAAAATCATTTttgcaaaaaatatttatagaaGCAAAATAGTGGTTGACCAGTTCATGTGTCAACGACTTTCATGTTTCTCTTGCTTGTCCTAACACAtgtatttaatttttcttgCTGTCTTAACAAGTTTTTGTTAAAATTAGCCAAAATTAATTCTTTTTCGTTGGATTCAGTTAGAATTAATATTGGGATTTCTTAATTGCATTACTCTTGCATttgatttccctttttttctctttaaaaaGATTCAAGAATGGTTTCTCGAACTTTCCAAATCGCTTAATCGATTATACAATCGAATAATCTTGGTGCAAATTGATTAAATAATTGAGCCCCAAGAAATAATTCACGGAAAGGAGAGAAATTTTAGGTCAACgtataaatttttgtatttttaataGTTTGCCTGCCATATTGTCATATCAAGGAAGCATCCAAGAGAACAAAAATCAGTAGTGTGTCCGTATTATGTACTGATTGGTTCCCTCTTTGTTTAAGCAAAGAAATATATCTTTGAGTTCTGGCTTTGAATGGTTTTGATTTACTCATTttagattaatttttcctacactgacaacaatgtatatattatcaaCCATTAGATGAATGACAAACGATGAtagtgtaaaatttgaatttgaaatttaacttttatACACATGTTATGAATcaaacggtgatagtgtatacattgtcagtgtatataagatttattcttAAATTTTTGTGTCTCTAATAGTTTGCCTGTCATAATGTCAAAAAATGGAAACAACCAAGAAAATGAGGATTAGTATGTTCATATATTTTTCTAATTGGATCCCTACTTATTTCAGTAGGAAATACGTACAACTTTGAGTTATGACTTTGAATTTTTAAATTCTGATTTTGTTATATATGTTGGATATACTATTACAAGAATACTTTATACACTGTGAAATGAAAGTTGCATCATACATGAATGATGAAACACTTGCCACAatacaccaaaaaaaataaaataaaatccaagtcaaacttttcaaaatcaGATCCAACTAATTACAGTGGGAAATGGGAATACTATATTCATTCAACCaactcaattatatatatatatatatatatatatatatgaagaaTATCATATTACTTCCACATTGTGTCCTACTACGACTTGGATATTGCTACATTTTGCATAAAGCACTTGACaaacatattttattttcatgaaaaaagggaaaattagcCTTTGGTTCCTAAATTGTTTAGAAAATCTCAATGTAGTCACTGAAGTATGGAATGACGCCATTGGATAGTTAAGGTTTCAAATTCTAACTCCATGGAGTAGTCCTGCCACAATTTTCATCGAAAAAAATCATGCGGTTCTTAAAGAAGCATTTTACAAGGCAGAAATTAAAGATCATATGGTCTTTTTAACTATTGTAAAACGGCGCAAAATAAGAATCATGTactatttattcaaaaaatcatGTACCAAAATGCATCATTTCATGAGTTAGGGACTAAACTAAGATTTTGTGAAGATTTCAGCAAATGTGCAGGAATTTCGTCAAATAAAATTAACAACAGAAGTTGTGCCCATTGGCCTATTAAAGTCCTAGCTTCCATTGCCATAGTGCCGCCACAACAAGAAAGAAATAACTTGAGAGATAACAAAGCCAGCAACTAACATGCCATGGGCTGCAGCAGACCTTTTGATCAAAAAGATAGTTTCTCTTATACGGAATGAAGCATCCCTGATTGGAGGAATTGAAGATCAACTCAACGAACTCAAAGATGAGTTGACAAGCATGAAATCTTTCTTGGAAGATGCTGACAAAAAGAGAAGCAAAACAGCAGGGGAACAATCTTGGGTGGCAAATGTAACTGCAATGGTCTATGATGTAGAAGGCATCATAGATGACTTCATTTATCACACAACAGCTACTTGAGACCACATTGACCGTCATAGAGACTCAAGAATGATGCATCAACTATACATCTTCCCAAGAACTTGTACAAGAAGCATCGGTTTGCCAAAAAGTTGGAGAAGATCAACCACAAGATCAAAGTCATTTCTGAAAGAAGGCAACGTTATGGGATTGATCTCATAGAAGGAAGCAGCTCTGATGTTGATGATTTCAACTGGGATCAGAAGCAGACTCTTGCAGATGCTTCTCTTTTCATGAGACACGATGATTTTATTGGATATGAGAGTGATCTCAAACTGATTATGGAATGGTTGCAGAATGAAAATTCTGGACTTTCTATTTTCTCTGCTGTTGGTTTGGGTGGTTCTGGAAAGACTACTTTGGTTGCCAAGGCCTATAACAGCAAGATTGTGAAACAGCATTTTAACTGCCATGCTTGGATTACTGTTTCACAGAAATATGACACAAGAAGATTGCTTAGAAACATGATCAAAGAGTTGTACAAGGCAGCAGCAGAACCAGTTCCAGAGGATGTCAATTCCTTGAACTACAGAGAACTAATTGAAATGCTGGCCAACTATCTTTGCTTAAAAAGGTATCTGCTTGTGTTGGATGATGTATCGAACATCCAGCTTTGGACAGCAATCAATGCGTCCCTTCCAAATGAAGGAGTTGGAACTTGGAAGTCGAATTATGCTAACAAGTCGAAGAGAGGATGTGGCTTTGTCTACTTTTGGGATCAAAAGCCATGTCTGTTACCTCAATGGACTAGCGAGGAATGATGCATGGAACCTTTTCTGCGAGAAGGCATTTCAACCATTTCCAGATTTGTCCTCAAGGCCTTGAAGTTCTAGCTCGTGAACTTGCTGAGAAATGCAGAGGACTTCCTTTGGCACTCGTTGCCTTGGCTGGTGTCATGTCATCCAAAAGATATAAACTGAATGGAGAATGACATGTAATAGCTTGAGTTCAGAGCTGAGTGGCACAGATGACCCACTATTGGAAACCATGACAAATATACTTTGGCTTGGCTTCAGTGATTTGCCTTATCCACTTAAGAGATGCTTTTTGTACTGCTGTCTTTTCCCAGAAGATTATTGGATAATTCCAAGAAGGGTCATTAGGCTCTGGGTTGCAGAGGGATTTGTTGGAAAGATTGGGAACATGGCACCTGAAGAAGTTGCTGAGACCTACCGAATAGGGCTTGTCAAGAGAAACGTGCTTCAAGTTGTAAAGAGGAATGCCGTGGGAAGGCTAAAAAGGTGTCAAATGCATGATCTGATGCGTGATATTGCCCTTTCAACATCCAGGATACAGAAGTTCTGTGGCATATACGATGCTCAAGAAGCTAGTAATGATAGTGGAGTTCGGCGTTTACAGTTATTCCACTCAAAAGTGGATGATTTGAGGTCATGGAGTGGAATGCCAAAGCTGAGATCTCTTCTCGTGTTCAACCATATAGGTAAGATTTCTCCAGATTCATTACCATTGCTTCTTCGAACAAGTAAAGTTTTCAGAGTGTTGGAACTGCAAGCTGCACCTATTGAGAAATTATCTGATGAACTTGCGAATTTGTTCAATTTGAGATACTTGAACATAAGGATGACAAAAGTGAATGAGCTAAATAATTCCATTGGAAGCATGGTTCAAAGTTGCGGTTGCAGCCTAgaacgttccacatcggtctcggcatatcggtcgcggtatcggtgagacgcaaattttaaagcatttaatattctaaaaattgttaataatataaaaaagtatgctaaacaaaaataataaaaaatagcaaaagaaaatttgtaaaatgtactatttttatacatattaaacacaataagtacttttaattatttaagaCAATGACAtcacaaataaaatcaaaaacaTAGACAACAATTTTAAAACTGATAATTGCAAAAGTAATATCAACCATTAACAATACAAACTAAGGATTTATTTATAGCATAAGTTGGAATATTTAATCAATTTCctgccaaaaataaaaagaaatcatATTAAATAAAAggtaaatatataaaaatatatacttgtactttataTTTTCGTACCTGTTAATACCAAGTAGAATGAtgatgtggttcaaaatcacccTCATTTCTCGATGAATGGTAAAACAGATGTGGAAGTGGCATAGAACCTTAAGTAGGTAGTGTATAAGAGTTATCTGGTGTATTTACTAGATGTAAGGATTGACTAGATGTTCCATAATCACTAGATGGAAGAACTTCTGGATTGGAGATGCATTGTTGAGTATGATGGTAGTATCCAAACCCTCGATAGTTAACACTATCGCTAGTACCATATGATGCAGTAGAATCATGACCATAAAACCTAATGTTATTGGAATCAAAAGAAGAACCATCATGAGATTtatctatttctttttcataataTCCACTACCATGAATGCTAGTAGACCTTTCGACCTGTCCAGATCCATCAAATGGCCGATATCCATCGTAATAGTCAGGAGTGATTCCATATGATTGGTCATAGCCATATCCCAATTGACTAGTACTGTAGTTTTGGCTAGATTCATGCTCATAGGTTGGGTGTATACCCAAATTTTGCATCTGATCATCGATTCCTCTATATCTTTGTGACCCTGAATGGTGAGAGAAAGTATCCTCACTTGAAAATTGAGTTAAATTATTGAGGAATTAACGTTGTGCTTCTATGCCAGGATGATAGCCATGATCAGTATCTTGAATGGCATAATAATTATCTTGTCCTTGAACCCATGACATACCTCCTATTTGTTGGCTATCTTGATTGTAACCACCACTGTGCTTGAAAGAATTGTTCCCACCATCTCCATTGTCACCattgtcatcatcatcattaccGCTATCACTTTTATTCGAAGATGATGAAACAATATGCTTACTGGTTTGTCTAGTCTTACTTTTTTGTTTCCTACTTGATGATTCAGCAagaccttttttattttttttgataatatatTGGGACAATGTATCACCAAAACCATCATTGTCATGTTCTTGATATTCGCTACTTTCTGATTCAATTTGATTAATGCCCTTATCCAACCAATCCGGATTATCTTCAGGCAATGTGGGTTGTTCATTTTCTCTTATCCAATCATCCAATATATCATCTTGGTGAAAAATATGATTCAAGTCAATTGGGTTGTAGAAATCATCAGTATCTCTTTGATGCATCAAATTTTTCACCTTTAATCGCATATTTTAATGCACAAAAactaatttatgcaattttttaacTGCCAAACGGTTACGTAGTTTTGTATGGATTAATGACCATGTACTCCAATTTCGCTCACAACCAGAGGATGTGCAGGTTCGACTCAATATTTTCACTGCAAATTCCTTAAATTTGATGCATCTTCACCGTAG
Protein-coding regions in this window:
- the LOC140015728 gene encoding disease resistance protein RPM1-like — encoded protein: MTCNSLSSELSGTDDPLLETMTNILWLGFSDLPYPLKRCFLYCCLFPEDYWIIPRRVIRLWVAEGFVGKIGNMAPEEVAETYRIGLVKRNVLQVVKRNAVGRLKRCQMHDLMRDIALSTSRIQKFCGIYDAQEASNDSGVRRLQLFHSKVDDLRSWSGMPKLRSLLVFNHIGKISPDSLPLLLRTSKVFRVLELQAAPIEKLSDELANLFNLRYLNIRMTKVNELNNSIGSMNDDVVQNHPHFSMNGKTDVEVA
- the LOC140015727 gene encoding disease resistance protein RPM1-like, which translates into the protein MPWAAADLLIKKIVSLIRNEASLIGGIEDQLNELKDELTSMKSFLEDADKKRSKTAGEQSWVANRLKNDASTIHLPKNLYKKHRFAKKLEKINHKIKVISERRQRYGIDLIEGSSSDVDDFNWDQKQTLADASLFMRHDDFIGYESDLKLIMEWLQNENSGLSIFSAVGLGGSGKTTLVAKAYNSKIVKQHFNCHAWITVSQKYDTRRLLRNMIKELYKAAAEPVPEDVNSLNYRELIEMLANYLCLKRYLLVLDDVSNIQLWTAINASLPNEGVGTWKSNYANKSKRGCGFVYFWDQKPCLLPQWTSEE